A section of the Triticum dicoccoides isolate Atlit2015 ecotype Zavitan chromosome 7A, WEW_v2.0, whole genome shotgun sequence genome encodes:
- the LOC119330972 gene encoding protein DETOXIFICATION 35-like translates to MGSDAAAVSTVREAARMTWEESKRVWGIGMPIAIAGLSIYAVGSVTTIFVGHLGNLPLAAASIGLSVFATFSLGFFLGMGSALETLCGQAFGAGQVSMLGVYLQRSWIILAVAALLMVPFYVFAEPLLLAIGQDPAVAREAARFALYILPGALSFAVNFPTAKFLQSQSKVIVPVWICVGSLCFHVALSYLLVTVLGWGSPGAAVAYNLSLWAIALGQSAYIIGWCKDGWRGWSMAAFNDMWAFVRLSLESAVMICLEIWYLSTITVLTGNLQDAQIAVDSLGVCMNINGWENMIFIGINAAISVRVSNELGAGRPRAAMHAVIVIIAESLLIGLLCMALVLIFRDNFAIIYTTDLELQHAVSKIAGLLGLTMVLNSVQPVVSGVAVGGGWQGLVAYINLGCYYVLGLPLGYLLGYKFNYGVGGIWAGMLCGIALQTLILLFIVWRTDWNAEAALASSRVQKWGGTDGTKPLLEDD, encoded by the exons ATGGGTTCCGACGCGGCGGCGGTGAGCACCGTGCGGGAGGCTGCGCGCATGACGTGGGAGGAGTCCAAGCGCGTCTGGGGCATCGGCATGCCCATCGCCATCGCCGGGCTCAGCATTTACGCCGTCGGCTCCGTCACCACGATCTTCGTCGGCCACCTCGGCAACCtgcccctcgccgccgcctccatcggCCTCTCCGTCTTCGCCACCTTCTCCCTCGGATTCTTT CTCGGCATGGGGAGCGCTCTGGAGACGCTGTGCGGGCAGGCGTTCGGCGCCGGCCAGGTGTCCATGCTCGGCGTCTACCTGCAGCGCTCCTGGATCATCCTCGCCGTCGCCGCGCTCCTCATGGTGCCCTTCTACGTATTCGccgagccgctcctcctcgccatcggccaggaccCCGCCGTCGCGCGCGAGGCCGCCCGCTTCGCGCTCTACATCCTCCCCGGCGCGCTCTCCTTCGCCGTCAACTTCCCCACCGCCAAGTTCCTCCAGTCGCAGAGCAAGGTCATCGTGCCCGTCTGGATCTGCGTCGGCAGCCTCTGCTTCCACGTCGCGCTCTCCTACCTCCTCGTCACCGTCCTCGGATGGGGCTCCCCCGGCGCCGCCGTTGCCTACAACCTCTCCCTCTGGGCCATCGCGCTCGGCCAGTCCGCCTACATCATCGGCTGGTGCAAGGACGGCTGGAGGGGCTGGTCCATGGCCGCCTTCAACGACATGTGGGCGTTCGTCAGGCTCTCGCTCGAGTCCGCCGTCATGATCTGCCTTGAGATCTGGTACCTCAGCACCATCACCGTCCTCACCGGCAACCTCCAGGATGCGCAGATTGCCGTCGACTCCCTCGGCGTCTG CATGAACATAAACGGGTGGGAGAATATGATCTTCATTGGCATCAACGCTGCTATCAG CGTTCGAGTCTCCAATGAGCTGGGCGCTGGCCGTCCAAGGGCAGCCATGCAcgccgtcatcgtcatcatcgCCGAGTCGCTGCTCATCGGGCTGCTATGCATGGCCCTCGTCTTGATCTTCAGAGATAACTTCGCCATCATCTACACCACCGATTTGGAGCTCCAGCACGCCGTCTCCAAGATCGCGGGACTCCTTGGCTTGACCATGGTGCTCAACAGCGTGCAGCCTGTGGTTtcag GGGTTGCTGTTGGAGGAGGATGGCAAGGCCTTGTCGCATACATCAACCTAGGCTGCTACTACGTTCTCGGATTGCCCTTGGGCTATCTTCTAGGCTACAAGTTCAACTATGGAGTGGGG GGGATTTGGGCTGGTATGCTTTGCGGGATTGCACTTCAGACACTGATTTTACTCTTCATAGTGTGGAGAACAGATTGGAATGCAGAG GCTGCGCTAGCTTCAAGCCGTGTGCAAAAGTGGGGTGGCACCGATGGAACCAAACCTCTCCTCGAAGATGACTAG